The nucleotide sequence TGAACCGTGTTCGTTGATCTTCCGCACTGAGGCTCGCCAGATAGTCTGGTTCATTCCGATCAGCAATCACCACATGACAACCTTCTCGAAACAAAGTCTGGGCAATTTCGGCACCAATACCACTCGCGGCTCCTGTAATCAAAGCAGTTCGAGGTAAAGACATCACTTCTCCTCACTAATAATCTGTTGAATGCGGGCCAGTTTCTCATCTCGCCAGGCAGCCCATTCATTACGGTTTTTCTGATTCAGATATGACTGTGTTCCGGAAACTGCCTTCGACTTTGCGGATTCGGGGATACTTGTCCAGTTTTGCATATCCTCCCAGTATGCTTCAAAAGAAGCCCCGATCGTATCGATAAACTTCTGATATCCGCCTGCCCCACCGCCGAGTTCATAAATCAGATGCTGGCCCATCAGCGCCCACCGCAGACCGGGTCCTTTGCAAAGTGCAGCATCAATGTCTTCTACACTGGCGACCCCCGCATCCAGCAGTGAGAGTGATTCCCTCCAGACCGCCGCCGCCAGTCGATTGGCAATGTGTCCAGGGACTTCCCTGTTCAGGATTACGGGATGTTTTCCCAGTCCCTGAAAAAATTCTTTGACTGTTTCCATTGTTTCAGTAGCAGTCTGTTCGCCGGGAACGAGTTCCACCAGCGGGATCAGATGCGGCGGATTGAAAGGATGCGCGATCAATGCCCGTCCGGGATGCTGCATCACCGTCTGCATCCGCGTCATCAACAATCCTGAAGAACTGCTACCCAGAATTGCTGCTTCTGGAGCATACTGCTCGAATTGCTGATAGACGTCTGCTTTAATTTCATAATCTTCAATCACCGATTCCTGCACATATTCCACGTCAGTCAGCAGTTCCGCCAGAGAATCAACGACATTCAGCTTCTCCTCTGCTGTTGCAGCATCCTTGCGAGAAATCAGTTCCAGATCTGCCAGACGTTGCAGATTTTGTACAGACAGCTCCTGCGCCTGCTGTTTGACGGTGTTATTCACATCAAAG is from Gimesia maris and encodes:
- a CDS encoding 3-hydroxyacyl-CoA dehydrogenase NAD-binding domain-containing protein, with the translated sequence MQEIGILGAGLIGASWATFFAAQGLRVRIFDVNNTVKQQAQELSVQNLQRLADLELISRKDAATAEEKLNVVDSLAELLTDVEYVQESVIEDYEIKADVYQQFEQYAPEAAILGSSSSGLLMTRMQTVMQHPGRALIAHPFNPPHLIPLVELVPGEQTATETMETVKEFFQGLGKHPVILNREVPGHIANRLAAAVWRESLSLLDAGVASVEDIDAALCKGPGLRWALMGQHLIYELGGGAGGYQKFIDTIGASFEAYWEDMQNWTSIPESAKSKAVSGTQSYLNQKNRNEWAAWRDEKLARIQQIISEEK